The Streptomyces sp. NBC_01439 genome contains the following window.
CTGCTCGACGCCGCCAAGGAAGTGGAGCTCTCCCAGATCATCGAGGCGGGCGTCTACGCCCAGCAGATCCTCGACAGCACGATAGAACGTGACGGGGACGCCCCGGCGCGCGAGGAGCTGGAGGCGCTCGCCGCCGAGGGCGAGCGGGCCAAGGAAGTCTTCATCCGCTCGAACCTGCGCCTCGTCGTGGCCGTGGCCCGCCGCTATCCGCGCAGCGGCCTGCCCCTCCTCGACCTGATCCAGGAGGGCAACGCGGGCCTGGTCCGTGCCGTCGAGAAGTTCGACTACGCCAAGGGCTTCAAGTTCTCCACGTACGCCACGTGGTGGATCCGGCAGGCGATCACCCGGTCCATCGCGGACCAGTCCCGCACCATCCGCCTCCCCGTCCACCTCGTCGAGGAGCTCGGCCGGATCCGCCGCATCCAGCGGGAATTCAACCGCGAGAACGGCCGCGACCCGGAGCACGCCGAGATCGCCGCCGAGCTGGACTCCACGGAGAAGCGCGTGGGTGACGTACTGGACTGGGCGCGCGACCCGGTCAGCCTCAACATGGCGGTCGACGACGACGGCGACACCCAGTTCGGTGACCTCCTGGAGGACACCTCGGCGATCTCGCCCGAGCAGTCCGTGCTCTCCCTGCTGCGCAGCGAGGAGCTGGAGGACCTGCTGGGCAAGCTCGACCAGCGCACGGCGTCGATCATCAAGATGCGGTACGGCATCGACGACGGCCGCGAGCGGACGCTGACGGAGGTCGGCAAGCAGCACGGCCTGACCCGTGAGCGGATCCGCCAGATCGAGAAGCACGCGCTGCTGGAGCTGAAGCGGATGGCGCGCGACACCGGCTTCGACGCCGTGGCCTAGAGCGGCCCGCCGCCAAGCCCCCCAGACGAGCCCCGGTGCCTATCCCCCCCAGGCGCCGGGGCTCTCTCCTGTCCCGCACGACCCGGCCCCGCCGGCGTTTCGCAACCCACCCCCCCCGGTTACGGCGCGCCCGCCGCCGACGTGAGCCGCGCGGCCAGCGCACCGGCCGCATCCCGAAGCGCCGCAGGCCCCCGCACGGTGAACGGCAGCCCCGTCAGGGCGAGCCGCGCCACCGTCCACTCCAGTGCGTCCGCGCTCTCGAAGCTCACCGAGGTCTGCGTCCCCCCACCCGGCAGGGCCGCTGCCCGGAGCCAGGCCGGCAGTTCGGCCGGGCCGGCCGCGAAGTCGACCTCCACCCGGTACGGCTGCTTCTCACCGCCTCGCAGGCCCCGCCGGACGAACTCCTCGGCCTCCATCGGCAGGTCCCGCCGCGCGAACCGGGCCCCCGTCGCGAAGGCCTCGTCGACCCGGTCCACCCGGAAGGTCCGCCAGTCCTCCCGCTCCAGGTCGTAGGCGACCAGGTACCACCGGCTCCCGGTGCTGACCAGCCGGTACGGCTCCACCAGCCGCCGCGTCTCGGCCCCGTTCCCCGCCCGGTAGGCGAACCGCAGCCGCTCGGGGCCCGCCACCGCCGACGCCATCGTGGTCAGCGTCCGCGGGTCCACGCTGGCCCCGTCGCCCCGGGACAGTGCGATCGTGGCCGACTGGAGCGCGCTCACCCGGTGCCGCAGCCGTGAGGGCAGGACCTGCTCCAGCTTCGCGAGGGCCCGTACGGAGGCCTCCTCGACCCCCTCGATCGCATGCCCGGCCCCGGCCCGCAGCCCCACCGCGATCGCCACGGCCTCCTCGTCGTCAAGCAGCAGCGGGGGCATCGCAGCCCCTGCCACCAGCCGGTATCCGCCCTCGGCGCCCAGGGTGGCCTCCACCGGGTAGCCGAGGTCCCGCAGCCTTTCGATGTCCCGCCGGATGGTCCGCGCGCTCACCCGCAGCCGCTGGGCCAGCTCGCTCCCGGGCCATTCCCGCGGGGTCTGGAGGAGGGACAGCAAGGAGAGCAGCCGTGCGGGTGTGTCGGTCATGAATCCAGGCTGCCAGCGAAATAGGACACAAGCTGA
Protein-coding sequences here:
- a CDS encoding sigma-70 family RNA polymerase sigma factor — its product is MATRAVARRQSTSSARAVGGEIADRDLVGMYLDEIARTPLLDAAKEVELSQIIEAGVYAQQILDSTIERDGDAPAREELEALAAEGERAKEVFIRSNLRLVVAVARRYPRSGLPLLDLIQEGNAGLVRAVEKFDYAKGFKFSTYATWWIRQAITRSIADQSRTIRLPVHLVEELGRIRRIQREFNRENGRDPEHAEIAAELDSTEKRVGDVLDWARDPVSLNMAVDDDGDTQFGDLLEDTSAISPEQSVLSLLRSEELEDLLGKLDQRTASIIKMRYGIDDGRERTLTEVGKQHGLTRERIRQIEKHALLELKRMARDTGFDAVA
- a CDS encoding helix-turn-helix transcriptional regulator translates to MTDTPARLLSLLSLLQTPREWPGSELAQRLRVSARTIRRDIERLRDLGYPVEATLGAEGGYRLVAGAAMPPLLLDDEEAVAIAVGLRAGAGHAIEGVEEASVRALAKLEQVLPSRLRHRVSALQSATIALSRGDGASVDPRTLTTMASAVAGPERLRFAYRAGNGAETRRLVEPYRLVSTGSRWYLVAYDLEREDWRTFRVDRVDEAFATGARFARRDLPMEAEEFVRRGLRGGEKQPYRVEVDFAAGPAELPAWLRAAALPGGGTQTSVSFESADALEWTVARLALTGLPFTVRGPAALRDAAGALAARLTSAAGAP